The following coding sequences lie in one Desmodus rotundus isolate HL8 chromosome 1, HLdesRot8A.1, whole genome shotgun sequence genomic window:
- the TTC23L gene encoding LOW QUALITY PROTEIN: tetratricopeptide repeat protein 23-like (The sequence of the model RefSeq protein was modified relative to this genomic sequence to represent the inferred CDS: inserted 1 base in 1 codon) yields MSWSLNQHPAQGKIKQTSKPFLPKPTSQVILRRKRLASPLGIPPVSNNADWDFCVHPSEQNKIPAHRQPDGSCPASGSEESGEGTEAKETIDCTSLPREELAQSQRKIADEGKTCSGCRSECCCHSDSDLGNSCTVGAERRGRCPRRGRSGGRLLTLVQTHSGTGRWLGKEGAGLQYCRPLTSTLPTCPLAGVSLTETCFFSGFLLAIHSNFPGPPAQARKCPEATKSTLRTWKGKMTSDKGTEEILEALAMLCCTLGVAWLLQNQGREAYFSLQNEERTTKEPKELCRGGVCGSQVSQQDLTLALGRKDPGLEKSIHRDDWPMEASLFSSENQFCVCKASGFSLTFHHHFFSRRASLATHRLKLALAYFETAPGDVFPVIERGIWSLCEEIAPIGPLRXNHNQAIQCLQWTDRLAGAPAR; encoded by the exons ATGTCCTGGAGCCTGAATCAG CATCCAGcacagggaaaaattaaacagACTTCTAAGCCTTTTCTTCCCAAGCCAACCTCACAGGTGATTCTCCGTAGAAAGAGGCTAGCTAGCCCCCTGGGAATCCCACCTGTCAGCAATAATGCTGACTGGGACTTCTGCGTCCACCC GTCAGAGCAGAACAAGATCCCAGCGCACCGGCAGCCAGACGGGTCGTGTCCCGCTAGTGGGTCTGAAGAGAGTGGAGAAGGCACTGAAGCCAAGGAGACTATAGACTGCACGTCTCTTCCCAGGGAGGAACTAGCCCAATCGCAGAGGAAAATAGCTGATGAAGGAAAAACATG CTCAGGCTGCCGAAGCGAATGTTGCTGCCACTCCGATTCTGACCTCGGCAACAGCTGCACTGTTGGTGCAGAGAGAAGAGGGCGGTGCCCTCGGCGGGGACGCAGCGGAGGAAGATTACTTACCTTGGTGCAGACGCACAGTGGGACTGGGAGGTGGCTAGGGAAGGAGGGCGCCGGTCT TCAATACTGTAGACCACTGACAAGCACACTGCCCACCTGTCCCCTCGCAGGAGTGTCTTTGACTGAAACATGCTTCTTCAGTGGTTTTCTTCTTGCCATCCACTCAAACTTCCCAGGCCCCCCAGCACAGGCCAGGAAGTGCCCTGAAGCCACCAAGAGCACACTGAGGACCTGGAAGGGGAAGATGACGTCAGACAAGGGAACAGAGGAAATCCTGGAAGCTCTGGCCATGCTCTGCTGCACTCTGGGGGTGGCCTGGCTCCTGCAGAACCAA GGCAGAGAAGCTTATTTCAGCCTGCAGAACGAAGAAAGGACCACGAAGGAGCCGAAAGAATTGTGCAGGGGAGGTGTTTGTGGATCGCAAGTCTCACAGCAAGACCTAACACTTGCTTTGGGCAGGAAAGATCCAGGCTTGGAGAAGT CCATCCACCGGGATGACTGGCCTATGGAGGCCAGCTTGTTTAGTTCTGAGAATCAGTTTTGTGTCTGCAAAGCAAGCGGCTTCTCTCTGACTTTCCATCATCATTTCTTTTCCCGTAGAGCTTCCTTAGCCACCCACAGGTTGAAGCTAGCTCTGGCTTACTTTGAAACGGCACCTGGCGATGTTTTTCCTGTGATAGAGCGTGGGATCTGGTCACTCTGTGAGGAAATTGCTCCGATCGGGCCGCTTA GGAACCACAATCAGGCCATCCAGTGTTTGCAGTGGACTGATAGGCTGGCCGGAGCCCCAGCCAGGTAG